A genome region from Streptomyces sp. S4.7 includes the following:
- a CDS encoding bifunctional DNA primase/polymerase, with the protein MSEYLRTALELAAAGVPVLPLRSGKLPFGNCPACRDNACGDRPHMKRAGGCVCPAPCHGWACATTDTTVLTSPPWAGAWREARAVAYYPGGAGLTVVDLDNASAIVWARESLPPTRTVATTRGEHWIYLGAMRSANNVRPGVDIKSLMQYARWLGPGTGKMAPLPSAVRALVEKEETTPARREVVSSLPERAAWDASVATGCRHTERYVRTGLERGTALIRARSESGAGSQAFGVAQFLARQHAQCPGPCGLDVLGSHIISAAVSVGVPEPYAARAVANGLGRAA; encoded by the coding sequence ATGAGCGAGTACCTGCGAACCGCCCTGGAACTCGCTGCGGCGGGTGTGCCCGTGCTGCCGCTGCGCTCGGGGAAGCTGCCATTCGGGAACTGCCCGGCATGCCGTGACAACGCTTGCGGCGACCGTCCGCACATGAAGCGCGCGGGCGGGTGCGTCTGCCCGGCTCCGTGCCACGGATGGGCCTGCGCGACGACCGACACGACCGTACTTACCTCCCCGCCGTGGGCGGGCGCGTGGCGTGAGGCACGGGCGGTCGCCTACTACCCCGGCGGTGCTGGGCTGACCGTCGTGGACCTCGACAACGCTTCGGCGATCGTGTGGGCGCGTGAGAGCCTTCCGCCGACCCGTACCGTGGCCACGACGCGTGGGGAGCACTGGATCTACCTCGGCGCCATGCGGTCCGCCAACAACGTGCGTCCTGGTGTGGACATCAAGTCCCTTATGCAGTACGCCCGTTGGCTCGGCCCCGGTACCGGCAAGATGGCGCCCCTGCCGTCTGCCGTCCGCGCGCTGGTCGAGAAGGAAGAGACCACCCCCGCCCGGCGGGAGGTGGTCTCTTCACTCCCGGAGCGCGCCGCGTGGGACGCGTCGGTGGCCACCGGCTGCCGTCACACCGAACGCTACGTACGCACCGGCCTGGAACGGGGCACGGCCCTGATCCGCGCCCGCAGCGAATCGGGCGCCGGATCGCAGGCGTTCGGCGTCGCGCAGTTCCTCGCCCGGCAGCACGCGCAGTGCCCCGGCCCCTGCGGACTGGACGTCCTCGGCTCGCACATCATCAGTGCCGCCGTCTCGGTCGGTGTCCCCGAGCCATACGCGGCCCGTGCCGTCGCCAACGGTCTGGGGAGGGCGGCATGA
- a CDS encoding SAM-dependent methyltransferase, with product MTQPNFFRRGRRPRLLDAFCCQGGAAAGYGRAGFDVTGVDINPQPRYPYTFIQAEAVAFIREHGAEFDAIHASPPCQHNSECQRIQNRNHPDLIGPTRAALESTGRPWVMENVKGAVPKLRGPVMLCGAMFGVETYRHRYFEPSPGLTLTTPDHPEHTAPQAKMGRAVPPGWYGQYVGNFSGVDQARRVMDVPWMNRDGIRECIPPAYTHFIGRAFRLSLRELPAGAGVAA from the coding sequence ATGACTCAACCGAACTTCTTCCGGCGAGGGCGCCGACCGCGTCTGCTCGACGCGTTCTGCTGCCAGGGCGGAGCCGCCGCCGGATACGGGCGCGCCGGGTTCGACGTGACCGGCGTCGACATCAACCCGCAGCCCCGCTACCCGTACACGTTCATCCAGGCCGAAGCCGTGGCGTTCATCCGCGAGCATGGGGCCGAGTTCGACGCCATCCACGCCTCACCGCCCTGCCAGCACAACTCGGAGTGCCAGCGCATCCAGAACCGCAACCACCCCGACCTGATCGGCCCCACCCGCGCCGCGCTGGAGTCGACCGGCCGCCCGTGGGTGATGGAGAACGTCAAGGGCGCCGTCCCAAAGCTGCGCGGTCCGGTGATGCTCTGCGGGGCCATGTTCGGCGTGGAGACGTACCGGCACCGGTACTTCGAGCCCAGCCCCGGACTGACCCTCACCACCCCGGACCACCCCGAACACACGGCGCCTCAGGCGAAGATGGGCCGCGCCGTCCCGCCCGGCTGGTACGGGCAGTACGTCGGCAACTTCTCCGGCGTCGACCAGGCCCGCCGCGTCATGGACGTGCCCTGGATGAACCGAGACGGCATCCGCGAATGCATCCCCCCGGCCTACACCCATTTCATCGGCCGCGCGTTCCGGCTCTCGCTGCGGGAGCTCCCGGCAGGTGCGGGGGTGGCGGCGTGA
- a CDS encoding RRQRL motif-containing zinc-binding protein — translation MSPTFGKCYDPNGARHGIPTYPWKFAPDGLATRRQLRARGLRPGGQDIAAQLMRRSRRRKAGVAVAYLYRIDRAKPVRPMTPGRAAALAKAMLARRTCPNCRTDAGYCIPPTLGMCVPCAYPN, via the coding sequence ATGTCCCCGACGTTCGGCAAGTGCTACGACCCCAACGGCGCCCGCCACGGCATACCCACCTACCCGTGGAAGTTCGCGCCGGACGGGCTGGCGACGCGCCGGCAGTTACGGGCCCGCGGACTGCGCCCCGGCGGTCAGGACATCGCCGCCCAGTTGATGCGCCGATCCCGCCGCCGCAAGGCCGGCGTCGCGGTCGCCTACCTCTACCGGATCGACCGCGCCAAGCCCGTACGCCCCATGACACCGGGCCGGGCCGCCGCGCTCGCCAAAGCGATGCTCGCCCGCCGTACCTGCCCCAACTGCCGCACCGACGCCGGGTACTGCATCCCGCCCACGCTCGGCATGTGCGTCCCCTGCGCCTACCCCAACTGA
- a CDS encoding DUF2637 domain-containing protein produces the protein MNRKAASGLVLALVVVVGMAFRVSWNALRDVARAIGADEQASLLYPFVVDGLMALALIATLVLTGRDKTVALWILGGYTVASLLLNYVHGLVPALHAPEVGTLVRLADWDPAHYALVLIATSLPVGAIFFGSDLVAKVLHHRPAPVSEPAYERRADSSAHLPHTPVPAAHVGAVGSPSGTELPAVPTVSALVGEGADGVGGEDPHGPHTLRTPEPGAQEEDTRQAQFEEAELERTRQDARRTYAESAQAGRPLSARALGEAYGMSESWARKQILAVRDTSDSDSHHPHLVAVGGES, from the coding sequence ATGAACCGCAAAGCCGCAAGCGGGCTCGTGCTCGCGCTGGTCGTGGTCGTCGGTATGGCGTTCCGCGTGTCGTGGAACGCGCTGCGGGACGTGGCCCGTGCGATCGGCGCCGACGAGCAGGCGTCGCTGCTGTACCCGTTCGTGGTCGACGGCCTGATGGCCCTCGCTCTGATCGCGACCCTGGTCCTGACCGGACGGGACAAGACGGTCGCGCTGTGGATCCTCGGTGGCTACACCGTGGCGTCGCTCCTCCTGAACTACGTCCACGGACTGGTCCCCGCGCTGCACGCACCGGAAGTCGGCACCCTGGTCCGGCTCGCCGACTGGGACCCCGCCCACTACGCCCTGGTCCTCATCGCCACGTCACTTCCGGTCGGGGCAATCTTCTTCGGCTCCGACCTGGTCGCCAAGGTGCTTCACCACCGTCCGGCACCCGTGAGCGAACCGGCGTACGAGCGGCGTGCGGATTCATCCGCACACCTGCCGCACACCCCCGTCCCTGCCGCGCACGTGGGCGCGGTCGGCTCGCCCTCCGGTACGGAGCTGCCTGCGGTGCCGACCGTATCCGCCCTGGTCGGGGAGGGTGCGGATGGTGTGGGGGGTGAGGATCCGCACGGCCCGCACACCCTCCGCACACCGGAGCCGGGCGCGCAGGAAGAGGACACGCGGCAGGCCCAGTTCGAGGAAGCGGAGCTGGAGCGGACGCGGCAGGACGCACGCCGTACGTACGCCGAATCCGCACAGGCGGGCCGCCCGCTCAGTGCCCGCGCACTGGGCGAGGCATACGGCATGAGCGAGTCATGGGCGCGCAAGCAGATCCTCGCCGTACGCGACACCAGCGACAGCGACTCGCACCACCCGCACCTCGTGGCAGTCGGCGGTGAGAGCTGA
- a CDS encoding aminoglycoside phosphotransferase family protein, translated as MTTTERTEFDAGAAGAILRKACEVADVGTDGIEMLRFGDHAVFRLDGGRIVSRVGRSPDRLPSVRREVAVAEWLASEGYPAARLVTAAEQPVVIQGHPVTFWEGLSDGDAYASTGEMGALLRRLHDLKSPPFSLPSLEPFDRVTQRLKGAAIPDATRAFLQSMAEDLVAEYGRLRFELPAGHLHGDFNVGNVLHDAAGHPKVIDMDGFVIGPREWDLMQTAMYYDSFGWHTEAEYADFVAGYGFDVREWSGYTVLRSIRELLMVTWLSQNASTNSRAAEEVEKRVQSLRSGGSRRDWAPF; from the coding sequence ATGACGACGACCGAAAGGACTGAGTTCGACGCTGGCGCGGCGGGCGCCATATTGCGCAAGGCGTGCGAGGTCGCGGACGTGGGCACGGACGGGATCGAGATGCTGCGGTTCGGCGACCATGCCGTGTTCCGTCTAGACGGCGGCCGTATCGTCTCCCGGGTCGGCCGCAGTCCCGATCGGCTTCCCTCCGTACGCAGGGAAGTGGCCGTGGCGGAATGGCTCGCGTCCGAGGGGTATCCGGCGGCGCGACTCGTCACGGCGGCCGAACAGCCGGTTGTTATTCAGGGCCACCCGGTGACGTTCTGGGAAGGTCTTTCCGACGGAGATGCGTACGCGAGTACAGGAGAAATGGGCGCGCTGCTGCGGCGGCTTCACGATTTGAAGTCGCCTCCCTTTTCGCTCCCGTCGCTTGAACCTTTCGATAGAGTTACGCAGCGTTTGAAGGGTGCCGCCATTCCGGACGCCACCCGCGCTTTTCTCCAGTCTATGGCCGAAGATTTGGTTGCTGAGTACGGCCGCCTCCGCTTTGAGCTTCCGGCGGGTCATCTGCACGGGGACTTCAACGTGGGTAACGTCCTGCACGACGCGGCCGGTCACCCAAAGGTCATCGACATGGATGGTTTCGTTATAGGCCCCCGCGAGTGGGACCTCATGCAGACTGCCATGTACTACGACAGCTTTGGCTGGCACACGGAAGCCGAGTACGCCGATTTTGTCGCTGGGTACGGGTTCGACGTGCGGGAATGGTCCGGGTACACAGTTCTGCGAAGCATCCGGGAACTTCTGATGGTCACGTGGCTTTCCCAGAATGCCAGCACCAATTCACGCGCGGCCGAGGAAGTTGAGAAGCGGGTGCAAAGCCTACGATCGGGTGGGTCTCGCCGGGACTGGGCGCCGTTCTAG
- a CDS encoding GntR family transcriptional regulator — translation MPQVSPRGTYLEVSESLHEKIRNGEIAEALPSQSALVSEYSVSRSTIERALAALRAEGVIESVQGAGWYVAGSGDRRPLVEKVTDLLRVDGVSIGDRFPTEKELCERFGASRTAVRSAIAQMEGQGLIGKGAARGREVRALPAGRGTQTA, via the coding sequence GTGCCGCAGGTCAGTCCGCGAGGTACGTACCTGGAGGTCTCGGAATCCCTTCACGAAAAGATCAGGAACGGCGAGATCGCTGAGGCGCTGCCGTCTCAGTCGGCGCTGGTGAGTGAGTACAGCGTGAGCCGCAGCACCATCGAGCGGGCCCTTGCCGCGCTCAGGGCTGAGGGCGTCATCGAGTCGGTTCAGGGAGCTGGGTGGTACGTCGCAGGGAGCGGCGACCGCCGACCGTTGGTCGAGAAGGTGACCGACCTGTTGCGGGTCGACGGGGTCAGCATCGGCGACCGTTTCCCCACAGAGAAGGAGCTGTGCGAACGGTTCGGAGCGTCGCGGACGGCCGTCCGTTCTGCCATCGCGCAGATGGAGGGGCAAGGCCTCATCGGTAAGGGTGCCGCGCGGGGGCGGGAAGTACGTGCGTTGCCGGCCGGACGGGGGACTCAGACGGCATGA